A region from the Desulfuribacillus alkaliarsenatis genome encodes:
- the glgD gene encoding glucose-1-phosphate adenylyltransferase subunit GlgD — MSNIMGVINLANDCKELQDLTIFRCNASVPFGGRYRFIDFPLSSMINSDITNVAILANKKYTSLMDHVKNGKAWDLNRKRDGLFLLPPADYNNFPGMKGDIKNFYWHLDYFYRSNQEYVIITESNILLNIDYRDVLKYHMQNNADVTVVCANRKQIASDTWNNYCKAIRCDDEGFIKSMSDVDGRDAGGSEDTIISLNMYVMKRTFLIELIESSMIKGHTDLINHSIIKNINLFKIAAYKFTGYVAPIFSIKDYYHHSMQLLNSETRNQLFNLPGKIFTKIKDEPPVKYLKDADVCNSLIANGCLVEGEINNSIVFRGVKVHKGAKIKNCIIMQRCEISENAVLENVILDKEVFVSKGAILKNEDGNPNVVARRMVI, encoded by the coding sequence ATGAGTAACATAATGGGTGTAATTAACCTAGCAAATGACTGCAAAGAGCTACAGGATCTAACTATATTTCGCTGTAATGCATCTGTCCCCTTTGGAGGTAGGTACCGATTTATTGATTTTCCATTATCAAGCATGATTAACTCTGATATAACAAATGTAGCCATACTGGCAAATAAAAAATACACTTCGCTGATGGATCATGTTAAAAACGGAAAAGCGTGGGACCTGAACCGAAAGCGAGATGGACTATTTTTATTGCCGCCTGCTGACTACAACAATTTCCCTGGTATGAAGGGTGATATAAAGAATTTCTACTGGCATCTAGATTACTTCTATCGAAGTAATCAGGAATATGTAATCATAACCGAAAGTAATATTCTATTAAACATAGATTATCGTGATGTGTTGAAATACCATATGCAAAATAATGCAGATGTTACAGTGGTATGTGCTAATAGAAAACAAATAGCATCAGATACTTGGAATAACTATTGTAAAGCTATTAGATGTGATGATGAAGGCTTTATAAAATCTATGTCTGATGTGGATGGGCGTGATGCTGGTGGTAGCGAAGATACGATTATATCTTTAAATATGTATGTGATGAAAAGGACATTCCTTATCGAATTAATTGAATCATCTATGATTAAGGGGCATACTGATTTAATTAACCATTCAATTATAAAAAATATTAATCTGTTTAAAATAGCGGCCTATAAATTTACTGGGTACGTCGCACCTATTTTTTCAATTAAAGACTACTATCATCACAGTATGCAACTACTCAATTCAGAAACGAGAAATCAGCTATTTAACCTACCAGGAAAAATATTTACGAAAATTAAAGACGAACCACCTGTGAAGTATCTAAAGGATGCAGATGTTTGTAATTCACTAATAGCTAACGGTTGTTTAGTTGAGGGAGAAATCAATAATAGCATTGTATTCCGTGGTGTAAAGGTGCATAAAGGAGCTAAGATAAAAAATTGTATCATTATGCAACGCTGTGAAATTAGTGAGAATGCAGTATTGGAGAACGTAATACTAGATAAAGAAGTATTTGTCTCTAAGGGGGCAATTTTGAAAAATGAGGATGGCAATCCGAATGTAGTAGCGCGCCGCATGGTTATATAA